One segment of Triticum aestivum cultivar Chinese Spring chromosome 2A, IWGSC CS RefSeq v2.1, whole genome shotgun sequence DNA contains the following:
- the LOC123187517 gene encoding 60S ribosomal protein L22-2 yields the protein MARGAAAAAAAAAKGKKKGSVSFVIDCTKPVEDKIMEIASLEKFLQERIKVAGGKAGNLGDSVTVTRDKSKVTVTSDGAFSKRYLKYLTKKYLKKHNVRDWLRVIAANKERNVYELRYFNIAENEGEEED from the exons ATGGctcgcggcgcggcggcggcggcggcggcggccgccaagggcaagaagaaggggtcCGTCTCCTTCGTGATCGACTGCACCAAGCCCGTGGAGGACAAGATCATGGAGATCGCGTCGCTGGAGAAGTTCCTCCAGGAGCGCATCAAGGTCGCCGGCGGCAAGGCCGGCAACCTCGGCGACTCCGTCACCGTCACGCGCGACAAGAGCAAGGTCACCGTCACCTCCGACGGCGCCTTCTCCAAGAG GTACCTCAAGTACTTGACCAAGAAGTACTTGAAGAAGCACAACGTGCGGGACTGGCTTCGCGTGATCGCAGCCAACAAGGAGCGCAACGTGTACGAGCTCCGGTACTTCAACATCGCTGAGaatgagggcgaggaggaggattAG